One stretch of Manis pentadactyla isolate mManPen7 chromosome 10, mManPen7.hap1, whole genome shotgun sequence DNA includes these proteins:
- the LOC118927176 gene encoding olfactory receptor 9K2: MGDRGTSNHSEVTDFILVGFRVCPELRILLFLLFLLVYAMVLLGNVGMMAIILIDPRLNTPMYFFLGNLSFIDLFYSSVIAPKAMTNFWSESKSISFGGCVTQLFLFALFIVTEGFLLAVMAYDRFIAICNPLLYSVQMSARLCTQLVAGSYFCGCISSVLQTSITFTLSFCASQTIDHFYCDTRPLQRISCSDLFINRIISFSLSCIIILPTIVVIIVSYVYIVSTVLKIRSIEGRKKAFSTCSSHLGVVSVLYGAVFFMYLTPDRFPELSKVASLCYTLVTPMLNPLIYSLRNRDVKEALKKLQEKKNTIF, encoded by the coding sequence ATGGGAGACAGGGGAACGAGCAATCACTCAGAAGTGACTGACTTCATTCTTGTAGGCTTCAGGGTCTGCCCAGAGCTCCGCATTCTCCTCTTCCTGTTATTTCTGCTTGTGTATGCCATGGTCCTTCTAGGGAATGTTGGGATGATGGCCATTATTTTGATTGATCCCCGGCTGAACACACCAATGTATTTCTTCCTAGGCAACCTCTCCTTTATTGATCTCTTCTATTCATCTGTTATTGCACCCAAAGCTATGACCAACTTCTGGTCTGAgagcaagtccatctcctttgGAGGCTGTGTCACCCAGCTCTTTCTCTTTGCTCTCTTCATTGTGACTGAGGGATTTCTCCTGGCCGTCATGGCTTATGACCGCTTCATTGCCATCTGCAACCCACTCCTCTACTCTGTCCAGATGTCAGCACGTCTCTGCACCCAGTTGGTGGCTGGTTCCTATTTCTGTGGCTGCATCAGCTCAGTTCTTCAGACCAGCATTACTTTTACTTTATCCTTCTGTGCTTCTCAGACCATTGACCACTTCTACTGTGATACTCGCCCACTTCAGAGGATATCTTGTTCTGATCTCTTCATCAAtagaattatttctttttccttatcctGCATCATTATCCTGCCAACCATCGTAGTTATTATTGTTTCTTATGTATATATTGTGTCCACAGTTCTGAAGATACGCTCCATTGAGGGGCGGAAGAAAGCTTTCTCCACGTGCAGCTCTCACCTAGGAGTCGTGAGTGTGCTGTACGGTGCCGTCTTCTTCATGTATCTCACTCCTGACAGATTTCCTGAGCTGAGTAAAGTGGCCTCCCTATGTTACACCCTAGTCACTCCCATGTTGAATCCTTTGATTTACTCTCTCAGAAACAGAGATGTCAAAGAGGCTCTAaaaaaacttcaagaaaaaaaaaatactattttttga
- the LOC118927177 gene encoding olfactory receptor 9K2-like, with protein sequence MGDRGTSNHSEVTDFILVGFRVCPELRILLFLLFLLVYAMVLLGNVGMIAIILIDPRLNTPMYFFLGNLSFIDLFYSSVIAPKAMTNFWSESKSISFGGCVTQLFLFALFIVTEGFLLAVMAYDRFIAICNPLLYSVQMSARLCTQLVAGSYFCGCISSVLQTSMTFTLSFCASRAIDHFYCDDRPLQRISCSDLYIHKMVSFFLCTITILPTVIVIIVSYMYIVSTVLKIHSTEGRKKAFSTCSSHLGVVSVLYGAVIFMYFIPDRFPELSKVASLCYTLVTPMLNPLIYSLRNKDVKEAVKKNLGEKIFLLNSILTGI encoded by the coding sequence ATGGGAGACAGGGGAACGAGCAATCACTCAGAAGTGACTGACTTCATTCTTGTAGGCTTCAGGGTCTGCCCAGAGCTCCGCATTCTCCTCTTCCTGTTATTTCTGCTTGTGTATGCCATGGTCCTTCTAGGGAATGTTGGGATGATAGCCATTATTTTGATTGATCCCCGGCTGAACACACCAATGTATTTCTTCCTAGGCAACCTCTCCTTTATTGATCTCTTCTATTCATCTGTTATTGCACCCAAAGCTATGACCAACTTCTGGTCTGAgagcaagtccatctcctttgGAGGCTGTGTCACCCAGCTCTTTCTCTTTGCTCTCTTCATTGTGACTGAGGGATTTCTCCTGGCCGTCATGGCTTATGACCGCTTCATTGCCATCTGCAACCCACTCCTCTACTCTGTCCAGATGTCAGCACGTCTCTGCACCCAGTTGGTGGCTGGTTCCTATTTCTGTGGCTGCATCAGCTCAGTTCTTCAGACCAGCATGACTTTTACTTTATCCTTCTGTGCTTCTCGGGCCATTGACCACTTTTACTGTGATGACCGTCCACTTCAGAGGATTTCTTGTTCTGATCTTTACATTCATAAgatggtttcttttttcttatgtaccatTACTATTTTACCTACTgtaattgttattattgtttcCTACATGTATATTGTGTCCACAGTTCTTAAGATACACTCAACTGAGGGACGTAAAAAAGCTTTTTCTACTTGCAGCTCTCACCTAGGAGTCGTGAGTGTGCTGTATGGTGCTGTCATTTTTATGTACTTCATTCCTGACAGATTTCCTGAGCTGAGTAAAGTGGCCTCCCTATGTTACACCCTAGTCACTCCCATGTTGAATCCTTTGATTTACTCTCTAAGAAACAAAGATGTCAAAGAGGCTGTGAAAAAGAACctaggggaaaaaatatttttattgaattctATTTTAACAGGGATATAA